A single genomic interval of Chloracidobacterium validum harbors:
- the cmr5 gene encoding type III-B CRISPR module-associated protein Cmr5, which translates to MNVHTRSQKIAQAAYSQIAVHTGDGARKPNKEFVSTVKKFPALIHTCGLAQAVAFALAKKEDEFIDYLAVVLRAAGHDYITDAQSLDQAARTQPLSTYLRLSRDALNAASWLKRYVEAAVGEEE; encoded by the coding sequence ATGAACGTTCACACCCGAAGCCAGAAAATCGCGCAGGCGGCCTATTCACAGATTGCGGTTCACACGGGTGACGGCGCACGAAAGCCGAATAAGGAATTTGTCAGTACAGTCAAGAAGTTTCCGGCCCTGATCCATACCTGTGGCCTGGCCCAGGCCGTAGCCTTTGCCTTGGCCAAGAAAGAGGATGAATTCATCGATTACTTGGCCGTTGTCTTGAGGGCGGCCGGTCATGACTACATCACCGATGCGCAATCGCTCGATCAGGCCGCGCGGACCCAACCCTTGAGTACCTATCTCCGTCTGAGCCGCGATGCGCTCAATGCCGCAAGCTGGTTGAAGCGATACGTCGAAGCAGCCGTTGGGGAGGAGGAATAA
- the cmr4 gene encoding type III-B CRISPR module RAMP protein Cmr4 → MSNIRLYWLHTLSPTHAGIGRGVGYIDLPVDRDGITGWPILRGSSFKGVWRDWAVQQGKQHIELAFGRADKDGEAANAGALIPTDAKLVCLPVRSFRGTLAWTTSPLCLQMLRRTLDLAGVKDLPEVPTSLPDDRAHHAKNSALPEDNNIYLEDLDFTAQACDLATQWAENIGQWVFGKHDSWAEVFQKRFVVLPDTAFDFLCETGTEVHTRVRIDDETKTVAKGALWTEESLPAETILMGLIQCERIYKSNGFRDDSLSPEQLLADFATEPLTLQIGGKATVGRGQVRVVFTGGMKG, encoded by the coding sequence ATGTCCAACATTCGACTGTATTGGCTCCACACACTCAGCCCAACCCATGCCGGTATCGGTCGCGGTGTCGGTTACATTGATCTACCAGTTGACCGCGACGGTATCACCGGCTGGCCGATCCTGCGTGGCTCCAGCTTCAAGGGGGTTTGGCGCGACTGGGCCGTTCAACAAGGGAAACAGCACATCGAACTGGCCTTTGGCCGCGCCGATAAGGACGGCGAAGCTGCTAACGCTGGCGCGCTGATTCCAACCGATGCCAAGCTCGTCTGCCTGCCGGTGCGGAGTTTTCGTGGCACGCTGGCCTGGACTACATCGCCGCTGTGCTTACAGATGCTACGGCGGACATTGGACTTGGCAGGTGTGAAAGACCTGCCAGAAGTTCCTACGTCCCTGCCGGATGACAGGGCCCATCACGCGAAAAATTCCGCGCTCCCCGAAGACAACAACATTTACCTTGAAGACCTCGATTTCACGGCCCAAGCATGCGACTTGGCGACGCAGTGGGCCGAGAACATCGGCCAGTGGGTCTTCGGCAAGCATGATTCGTGGGCCGAAGTGTTTCAGAAGCGGTTCGTCGTCCTGCCGGATACTGCCTTCGACTTCCTGTGCGAAACCGGGACCGAGGTTCACACGCGGGTACGAATTGACGACGAGACCAAAACAGTTGCCAAAGGCGCTCTCTGGACCGAGGAATCATTGCCGGCCGAGACCATCCTCATGGGACTCATCCAGTGTGAACGCATTTACAAGTCAAACGGCTTCAGAGATGACTCGCTAAGCCCTGAGCAGCTCCTGGCAGACTTTGCAACAGAACCACTGACGCTTCAGATTGGCGGCAAGGCAACGGTTGGTCGGGGGCAAGTCCGCGTTGTGTTCACGGGGGGGATGAAGGGATGA